From Brachionichthys hirsutus isolate HB-005 chromosome 16, CSIRO-AGI_Bhir_v1, whole genome shotgun sequence, a single genomic window includes:
- the LOC137905565 gene encoding retinoic acid-induced protein 1: protein MQSFRERSGGYNNNQPCYQQEPHELSRLETYRQHPHHPHPQHPHPGPVPHPGPGPGHTRPGYEVHPLTNPTNMSTAGGPGTGAGPKDCYSQQAFPSYVGNSGGNGNGNGSSTPSQGKKSYRGSKVPAPNPGQHLQGPGVYGNHMGPGNFSAQYMSEGHLQQKWEDPAQLGQYEQDLVGRIEASGTPATVSSQYLDQNILGQSQSQCHQPSTPAYNSPHHQAHPPNPAPSPLIYPQSHLHYPQHSPSHSSYMEKISPLPHCYKGYTMPPNSQYARQMSSHSNLKQGGYRTTQNSYSYQQPPARNYEQQPHLQAITNPQEPHPKYQHYNQAQQSYCLSDLSVRSPEQYYQTCSPSSSHSPARSVGRSPSYSSTPSPLMTNPESFQYGQPPMTPGAASSSSSSSAGMQEQASTNTMLMPPRSHPSPNVPLPAPHSYTSTPQVLTMKERFSEKLLSNPSLWSLNALTSQVENISNNVQQLLLSEALVASKKASKRNSGGSISSVGSGASSKKGEEYKSPQYPDGGGGSVGGGSMQDPYSAPQHQPMPLELHEGGYSSSSDEQLERGYYYCGQSRSPAQAPNNIQLSLDTVSSCSMTSPDNMSTRSGDSGLHNLTPDPVRCQSGQGGDGMSTPVKSIGDERSPTSITISSPMKQERDSPLDIQHIDESVKENFEESAWMEKQADKGEVRAERKPKQERDSDTTKSPENLEKWSDEEKCPSLYSKVNKRGMEKSYCFKDSIYREVQTKYEPGARDSVNHSPAALSDSSQKEVFGQEIKSEAFKSESPTASESSVKTLPFISRGDLEQDQYSTEKEDSSENASPTPDVEVSDEGISDKKESKDEENEKDADAEEETQTHSLTPPMSTEVDEELGQEETVSQCPTEARANYRHGPERPPGDLCGRTESHCEFTELHMSNESIGLPVYLNATVVGVSARESAIGDTAPQPQSALPVSALIDKATPPAPAREHIDHSDVKVLEPDSPQLPGKSILPSAPSWADTPPSPKKGDEDMEPGISCASAVTPLAKPEPVAPSAQPRAFGRKHMRGRRRIMQSGVGIRRQPTLEQEGGKEEETPSHTQKPCMPPSKTVLFSDQMDLTHQESIVSQTPKILNDGFCSRMCTRSFNAPDLPPKVEPHEKRKPGPKLGSKPGTKPGTKPGSKSGPRMVLKPVPNDPEVPPKTPEIAVKRKPGPKSCLKPAPKPGPKPGVKPSPKSPIKPSPKPGSKPGPTYFSPSIDIAPIKTPVGRPKVSY from the exons GGTCCACCCATTAACAAATCCAACAAACATGTCCACAGCTGGAGGGCCGGGAACTGGAGCAGGGCCCAAGGACTGTTACAGCCAGCAAGCCTTCCCTAGTTATGTGGGCAATAGTGGAGGGAATGGTAATGGTAATGGGAGCTCAACACCATCACAGGGAAAGAAATCCTACAGAGGAAGCAAAGTGCCCGCACCAAATCCCGGTCAGCACCTACAGGGTCCTGGGGTTTATGGTAACCACATGGGCCCTGGAAATTTCTCAGCACAGTATATGAGTGAGGGTCACCTACAGCAAAAATGGGAGGACCCAGCCCAGTTAGGACAGTATGAGCAGGACTTGGTGGGACGTATTGAAGCCAGTGGTACCCCTGCAACTGTTTCCTCCCAGTACTTGGACCAGAATATTCTGGGTCAGTCCCAGTCCCAATGCCACCAACCCTCCACCCCTGCATATAACAGCCCCCACCATCAAGCCCACCCACCTAatcctgctccctctcctctcatttACCCCCAAAGCCACCTGCACTACCCCCAGCATTCACCCTCTCATTCTTCATACATGGAAAAGATTAGCCCTTTGCCCCACTGTTATAAGGGTTACACCATGCCCCCCAATTCCCAATATGCCAGACAAATGAGCAGCCACAGCAATTTGAAGCAGGGGGGCTACAGAACAACCCAGAATAGTTACAGCTATCAGCAACCCCCCGCCAGAAATTATGAGCAGCAGCCCCATTTACAGGCCATAACCAACCCCCAGGAGCCCCACCCTAAATACCAACACTACAACCAAGCCCAGCAAAGCTACTGTCTGTCAGATCTGTCTGTCAGATCACCAGAACAGTATTACCAGACTTGTAGTCCTTCTTCCAGCCACTCTCCTGCTAGATCTGTAGGGCGCTCTCCCTCATACAGTTCCACTCCATCACCACTAATGACCAATCCAGAATCGTTCCAGTATGGTCAACCACCCATGACCCCTGGggcagcctcctcttcttcttcatcttcagctgGTATGCAGGAGCAGGCCAGTACCAATACCATGTTGATGCCTCCACGCTCACACCCTTCACCCAACGTGCCGCTTCCAGCGCCTCACAGCTATACTTCCACACCACAGGTCCTCACCATGAAAGAGCGCTTCTCGGAGAAACTGCTGTCGAACCCAAGTTTGTGGAGCCTGAATGCCCTCACTTCTCAGGTAGAGAACATCTCTAATAATGTCCAGCAGTTGCTGCTTTCAGAAGCCCTAGTGGCCAGTAAGAAAGCCAGCAAGCGCAATAGTGGCGGGAGCATCAGCAGTGTTGGAAGTGGAGCATCGTCCAAAAAGGGTGAGGAGTACAAAAGTCCTCAATATCcagatggtggtggtggtagtGTTGGTGGAGGCTCCATGCAGGATCCTTACTCTGCTCCACAGCACCAGCCGATGCCCCTGGAGCTCCATGAGGGAGGTTACTCCAGCAGTAGTGATGAACAACTGGAAAGGGGCTACTATTACTGCGGCCAGAGCAGAAGTCCTGCACAGGCCCCTAATAATATACAGCTCAGTCTGGATACAGTCTCTTCATGCTCCATGACATCTCCAGATAATATGTCCACAAGATCTGGAGACTCAGGTCTGCACAACCTAACTCCCGACCCTGTTCGATGTCAGTCAGGGCAGGGAGGTGATGGTATGAGTACTCCAGTAAAGAGCATTGGTGATGAGAGGTCTCCAACAAGCATTACAATCTCAAGCCCTATGAAACAAGAAAGGGACTCACCTTTGGACATTCAGCATATTGACGAGTCTGTCAAAGAAAACTTTGAGGAATCAGCATGGATGGAGAAACAGGCTGACAAAGGGGAAGTAAGGGCAGAAAGAAAACCCAAACAAGAGAGAGATTCAGACACAACTAAATCTCCAGAGAATCTGGAGAAATGGTCAGATGAAGAGAAATGCCCATCTCTCTACAGCAAAGTAAACAAAAGGGGGATGGAAAAAAGCTATTGCTTCAAGGACAGCATATACCGAGAGGTCCAGACCAAATATGAACCCGGTGCAAGAGACTCAGTTAACCACTCCCCAGCAGCTCTCTCTGACTCCAGCCAGAAGGAAGTATTTGGCCAAGAGATAAAATCAGAGGCATTCAAATCTGAGTCCCCAACTGCTTCTGAGAGTTCTGTGAAAACACTGCCTTTCATTTCTAGGGGTGACCTCGAACAGGATCAGTATTccacagagaaggaggacaGTTCTGAGAATGCCTCTCCAACCCCCGatgttgaggtcagtgatgagGGAATCTCAGACAAGAAAGAGAGCAAAGACGAAGAGAATGAAAAGGACGCAGATGCTGAGGAGGAA ACGCAAACCCATTCCCTGACCCCTCCTATGTCTACAGAGGTTGATGAGGAGCTGGGGCAGGAGGAGACAGTGAGTCAATGCCCAACTGAGGCGCGTGCGAATTATAGACATGGGCCAGAGAGACCTCCTGGAGATCTCTGCGGCAGGACAGAGAGTCACTGTGAGTTTACTGAGCTTCATATGAGCAATGAGTCTATAGGGCTACCTGTTTATCTGAATGCCACAGTTGTGGGTGTTTCTGCAAGGGAATCTGCTATCGGAGATACTGCTCCTCAGCCTCAATCAGCTCTGCCAGTCTCAGCTCTCATTGATAAGGCAACACCTCCAGCTCCAGCCAGAGAACACATTGATCACAGTGATGTTAAAGTGCTGGAGCCAGACTCTCCTCAGCTTCCAGGGAAGTCAATACTTCCCTCAGCCCCCTCCTGGGCAGACACTCCACCATCTCCAAAAAAAGGTGATGAAGACATGGAGCCAGGCATCAGCTGTGCCAGCGCTGTGACTCCCTTGGCTAAACCAGAGCCTGTGGCCCCATCCGCTCAGCCGAGGGCATTTGGACGTAAGCACATGAGGGGCAGAAGAAGAATCATGCAATCAGGTGTAGGAATAAGGCGACAACCAACCTTGGAGCAGGAGGGGGGGAAGGAAGAAGAaactccctcacacacacagaaaccctGTATGCCCCCAAGCAAAACTGTGCTATTCTCAGATCAAATGGATCTCACTCATCAAGAATCTATTGTGAGCCAGACTCCAAAAATTCTAAATGATGGCTTTTGTTCAAGAATGTGCACTCGCTCTTTCAATGCACCAGACTTGCCACCCAAAGTTGAGCCACATGAGAAGAGAAAACCCGGCCCAAAACTAGGTTCAAA ACCAGGAACAAAGCCTGGGACAAAACCTGGATCCAAATCGGGACCAAGAATGGTACTAAAACCTGTGCCAAATGATCCAGAGGTTCCACCAAAAACACCCGAGATTGCAGTAAAGCGTAAACCAGGACCTAAATCATGTTTAAAACCTGCTCCAAAACCTGGACCAAAACCTGGAGTAAAACCTAGTCCTAAATCACCTATTAAACCAAGTCCAAAGCCAGGATCTAAACCTGGACCCACATATTTTTCACCCTCAATTGACATTGCACCCATCAAGACCCCAGTGGGGCGCCCTAAAG TGTCCTACTAA
- the srebf1 gene encoding sterol regulatory element-binding protein 1 — protein sequence MNDLSFDDPALDNLDPTLSLHDPSDIDTALLSDIDDMLQLISNQEMEFGMFDNPPYAGPSPTQEIPGLTQSIASPAPTTPSSTSSSSSQSSSPYLDALLGPPITRGSTTPDKTFQPPTFQQSPLAQVPASTPRQPPASTQPPLSFSQPQPALSPSTAGQVASPGLNPAFSTTAPQALFTSLSAQTPPQPQPQPAPLLQSPTQPVAVRTTFNIQNGHTAGSPGSVSPPATSLSSSPPNVLPVTIQTHIQGLTTASPLLTTTTSHPTQTITSHVQQVPVLLQPQFIKAESLLLTTLKHEPCIVTTVASPTTFANTTAPVRATSLQAFVGGGTILTTVPVMVDAEKLPINRITISSKPTGLPHKGEKRTAHNAIEKRYRSSINDKILELKDLVAGTEAKLNKSAVLRKAIDYIRHMKQSNQKLKQENMALKMTSQKNKSLKDLVAMDVAVAADVKDELPTPPASDVGSPTSFSHCSSDSEPDSPMVEDTKPNADVLNSPAAGGSPGGMLDRSRMALCAFTFLFVSLNPLAALFCSSGSDSAEAASSHHGGRAILGVNITAASWGWMDWMLPTILVWLLNGVLVSGVLIRLLVYGEPVTRPHSGSSVLFWRHRKQADLDLARGDFAQASHNLWTCLKALGRPLPTSQLDLACAALWSLLRFCLQRLWLGRWLATRAGGLRSDRPLQEDALKSSRDAALVFHRLHQLHMTGKLNGSHLSAVHMALSAVNLAECAGSCLPVASLAEVYVSAALRVKASLPRVLHFTSRVFLSSARQACLSSSGSVPPAMQWLCHPLGHRFFVDGDWAIRSIPKESIYSQAGNTVDPLAQVTQAFREHILEKALYCVAQPCGEKSPSQGEGEYVDALEYLHLLISASDAAGATSQSFAIGSNMATVTGCDPHSKWWSSVAVVIINWLQGDDAAAERLYPTVEHLPRSLQNAESLLPKACLNTFRAVRALLSKPENCQQSLSYTDKASALLRDSLNLGPHCHSSSLDKVIQLLLCDLLLVMRTNVWHLQQQGAAPAGSASAGTGKPAGIHQASPPELQGFQQDLSSLRKLAHSFRPAMRRLFLHEATARLMAGASPTRTHQLLDRSLRRRATPGAKTEESETRPGQREQAEAVMLACRYLPPSFLSAPGQRVGMLADAARTLEKLGDKRTLHDCQQMIIKLGSGSTVTNS from the exons ATGAACGATCTGTCTTTCGACGATCCCGCGTTGGATAACCTGGATCCGACGCTGTCGCTCCACGACCCCAGCGATATTGATACGGCCCTCCTGAGCGACATTGACG ATATGCTGCAGCTCATCAGCAACCAGGAAATGGAGTTTGGAATGTTCGATAACCCTCCATACGCAGGACCTTCACCCACCCAAGAGATTCCTGGTTTGACCCAGTCCATCGCCTCACCTGCCCCGACGACACCTTCATctacatcttcctcttccagccAAAGTAGTAGCCCCTACCTGGATGCTCTCTTGGGCCCTCCGATTACCCGCGGTTCCACCACCCCAGATAAGACGTTCCAGCCCCCCACCTTCCAGCAGTCCCCCCTGGCCCAGGTGCCCGCCTCCACTCCGAGGCAGCCGCCAGCTTCCACACAGCCTCCTCTTAGCTTCTCGCAGCCCCAACCCGCTCTCAGCCCGTCCACCGCTGGCCAGGTAGCTTCACCTGGATTGAACCCCGCTTTCAGCACCACCGCACCCCAGGCCCTGTTCACTTCCCTTTCAGCCCAGACGCCACCTCAGCCACAACCACAGCCAGCGCCACTACTTCAGTCCCCGACTCAACCGGTGGCGGTCCGGACCACCTTCAACATCCAGAATGGGCACACGG CAGGCAGTCCCGGTAGCGTGAGCCCACCCGCCACCAGCTTGTCGTCCTCGCCCCCAAATGTCCTACCGGTGACAATTCAGACTCATATCCAAGGCCTGACCACGGCGTCCCCTCTCCTGACCACAACGACAAGCCATCCAACCCAAACCATCACGTCCCACGTTCAGCAAGTacct GTGTTGCTGCAGCCCCAGTTCATCAAGGCCGAGTCTCTGCTGCTGACGACCCTGAAGCACGAACCCTGCATTGTCACCACGGTGGCCTCGCCCACAACCTTCGCCAACACCACCGCCCCAGTGCGGGCCACTTCGCTGCAG GCGTTTGTGGGTGGCGGGACCATCTTGACCACGGTTCCTGTCATGGTGGATGCGGAAAAGCTGCCCATCAACCGCATCACCATCAGCAGCAAGCCGACTGGCCTGCCGCACAAGGGGGAGAAGCGCACGGCCCACAACGCCATCGAGAAGCGCTACCGCTCATCCATTAATGACAAAATCCTTGAGCTCAAGGATCTGGTGGCCGGCACTGAGGCcaag CTTAACAAGTCTGCAGTGCTGAGAAAAGCCATCGACTACATCCGTCACATGAAGCAGAGCAACCAGAAGCTCAAGCAGGAGAACATGGCTCTGAAAATGACGTCTCAGAAAAACA AGTCTCTGAAGGACCTGGTTGCCATGGACGTGGCCGTAGCAGCGGATGTAAAGGACGAGCTGCCCACCCCGCCGGCTTCTGACGTGGGCTCTCCCACCTCTTTCTCCCACTGCAGCAGTGACTCGGAGCCCGACAGTCCGATGGTGGAGGACACCAAG CCGAATGCGGACGTGTTAAACAGCCCGGCGGCGGGAGGCAGCCCCGGCGGCATGCTGGACCGGTCACGCATGGCGTTGTGCGCCTTCACCTTCCTCTTCGTCTCCCTCAACCCTCTCGCTGCCCTGTTCTGCTCGTCTGGCAGCGACTCCGCTGAAGCCGCCTCCAGCCATCACGGAGGAAGGGCCATCCTGGGCGTGAATATTACAG CGGCCTCTTGGGGCTGGATGGACTGGATGCTGCCAACCATACTGGTGTGGCTCTTGAACGGCGTGCTGGTGTCGGGGGTTCTGATCCGGCTGCTGGTGTACGGCGAGCCTGTGACCAGACCTCACTCTGGATCCTCGGTGCTGTTCTGGAGGCATCGTAAGCAGGCTGACCTGGACCTGGCGAGA GGCGATTTTGCCCAGGCCAGCCACAACCTGTGGACCTGTCTAAAGGCTCTCGGCCGCCCCTTACCCACTTCCCAGTTGGACCTGGcctgtgctgccctctggtCCCTGTTAAGATTCTGTCTCCAGCGCCTTTGGCTGGGCCGTTGGCTGGCCACCCGGGCTGGGGGGCTTCGCTCTGAtcgccccctgcaggaggacGCCTTGAAGAGCAGCCGCGACGCTGCCCTGGTTTTCCACCGCCTGCACCAACTCCACATGACAG GCAAGCTGAACGGCAGCCACCTCTCAGCGGTGCACATGGCCCTGAGCGCCGTCAACCTGGCGGAGTGCGCCGGCTCCTGCCTGCCGGTCGCCTCTCTGGCCGAGGTCTACGTCTCTGCGGCTCTGCGGGTCAAAGCCAGCCTGCCGAGGGTTCTGCATTTTACCTCT CGGGTGTTCCTGAGCAGCGCCCGTCAGGCGTGCCTGTCCTCCAGCGGCAGCGTGCCTCCGGCTATGCAGTGGCTTTGTCACCCGCTGGGTCACCGCTTCTTTGTGGACGGGGACTGGGCTATTCGCAGCATTCCTAAAGAAAGCATCTACAGCCAGGCTGGAAATACAG TGGATCCTCTGGCGCAGGTGACTCAGGCATTCAGAGAGCACATCCTGGAGAAGGCTTTATACTGTGTGGCCCAGCCATGTGGAGAGAAAAGCCCCAGCCAGGGCGAAGG GGAGTATGTGGACGCTCTGGAGTACCTGCATCTCCTGATCAGTGCGTCGGATGCCGCCGGTGCCACCTCCCAGTCCTTCGCTATCGGCTCCAACATGGCTACCGTCACCG GCTGTGACCCTCACTCCAAGTGGTGGTCCTCGGTTGCCGTGGTAATCATCAACTGGCTCCAGGGAGACGACGCTGCGGCAGAGAGACTGTATCCTACCGTTGAGCATCTGCCCCGCAGCCTCCAGAATGCCGA GAGTCTTCTTCCCAAGGCCTGTCTGAACACGTTCAGGGCGGTGCGGGCTCTGCTGTCGAAGCCAGAGAACTGCCAGCAGAGTCTGAGCTACACCGACAAGGCCAGCGCCTTGCTCCGAGACAGCCTCAACCTGGGACCCCACTGCCACAGCTCCAGCTTAGACAAG GTCATCCAGTTGCTTCTGTGTGACCTCCTGCTGGTGATGAGGACCAACGTGTggcacctgcagcagcagggcgCCGCTCCTGCAGGGTCGGCTTCTGCAGGCACCGGCAAACCAGCGGGGATCCACCAGGCTTCCCCACCGGAGCTCCAAGGATTCCAGCAGGATCTGAGCTCTCTGCGCAAGCTGGCCCACAGCTTCAGGCCCGCGATGCGGAGA TTGTTCCTTCATGAAGCTACAGCCAGACTGATGGCGGGGGCCAGCCCCACCCGCACACACCAACTCCTGGATCGCTCCCTGCGACGCAGAGCGACACCCGGAGCAaagacag AGGAGAGCGAGACCCGGCCGGGCCAGCGAGAGCAGGCGGAAGCCGTGATGCTGGCGTGCCGCtaccttcctccttccttcctgtcgGCCCCTGGGCAAAGGGTGGGAATGCTGGCGGACGCTGCCCGCACCCTGGAGAAGCTGGGAGACAAGAGGACCCTCCACGACTGTCAGCAAATGATCATCAAGCTGGGCAGCGGGTCCACCGTTACCAACAgctag